The following proteins come from a genomic window of Alicyclobacillus dauci:
- a CDS encoding transposase, with translation MRSGSAHTADRFYEFYYAMKEQLPSGCNIRAIRTDKGFTGERVFQTLEQDHQDYIVKLRWTKRLATLTQNLAWHCITKSERELRLRNAHV, from the coding sequence TTGCGTTCAGGAAGTGCACACACGGCGGATCGGTTTTATGAGTTTTATTACGCCATGAAGGAACAACTGCCTTCTGGATGCAACATTCGCGCAATCCGCACTGACAAAGGATTTACGGGCGAACGCGTATTTCAAACGTTAGAGCAAGACCACCAAGATTACATCGTGAAGTTACGATGGACAAAACGGTTAGCCACGCTTACTCAAAATCTCGCATGGCATTGCATTACAAAGAGCGAGCGGGAATTGCGACTACGAAACGCTCATGTATGA